The following are encoded in a window of Doryrhamphus excisus isolate RoL2022-K1 chromosome 16, RoL_Dexc_1.0, whole genome shotgun sequence genomic DNA:
- the rapgef3 gene encoding rap guanine nucleotide exchange factor 3 — protein MHLFRTYNYQVFPDRSSVDPQTVRGVSWTPLPEALNSKDTMKQFLSDRVVKAARSVYRVMVDRNPGLIRDRKHHLKTHRQCCSGKDLVDWLMRQNDGLQSRSQTVGMWQVLVDQGILVHVKHELNFHDKDTQFYRFLDSEFGLHHLTKDSEDELQESLSLLSQLGPDALLTMILRKCPSQRSAEDLEVIYEELLHIKAAAHLSTSVRKELAAVLLFESHAKAGTVLFSQGDKGTSWYIIWKGSVNVITHGKGLVTTLHEGEDFGQLALLNDAPRAATIILREDNCHFLRVDKHDFVRILKDVEANTVRLEEHGKTVLVLEKRADSAELGGAGNKYTVMAGTPEKILEHLLETLKLDSGGGDAVDSCVSDFLLTHKVFMPSNQLCPALQQHYHAQLSEGSEQEKAAYVLHAKQKVVKLVGQWVALYGRLLREDGVAADFLERLKEDMADHPPLCSVLMDRRRTRGMDNGYHSLSRKSFSWFCPSEDPPGRIQPIRAQDKVLYRIHTADHRALTLTLPVDATVQEVMSSLVKPGGDHVLVRMTSAGERAELKLDASAVFTALGLNERLFVCAAAQVEHLTPLSEQQGPERGSATTLEVMSSKGIAGELTNYDWELFAAMHEVELVHYVLGRHKFPGAITANLERLVRRFNEVQYWVVSELCLCEDLVKRAVLLKKFIKMAAVLKELKNLNSFFAVMFGLSNSAVQRLYKTWERIPGKTKRIYCSYERMMDPSRNHRAYRLAVAKLSPPYIPFMPLILKDVTFIHQGNPNLVERLVNFEKMRMIAKTVRMVQVCRRQPYVPSSPQRGLADRMFLEGPAARLSTYSDHAPPLSSPSNIRHYIHHLKVIDSQRKLTQLSRTLES, from the exons ATGCATCTGTTCCGGACTTACAATTACCAAGTGTTCCCGGACCGAAGCTCCGTGGACCCGCAGACCGTACGTGGGGTCAGCTGG ACGCCCCTCCCAGAGGCCTTGAACTCCAAGGACACCATGAAGCAG TTCCTGTCAGATCGCGTGGTGAAGGCGGCGAGGTCGGTCTACAGAGTCATGGTGGACAGGAACCCAGGACTGATCCGAGATAGGAAGCATCACCTCAAGACCCACAG ACAATGCTGCTCCGGCAAGGACCTGGTGGACTGGCTCATGAGGCAAAACGATGGCCTGCAATCCAGAAGCCAGACGGTGGGGATGTGGCAGGTCCTGGTGGACCAAGGCATTCTGGTTCATG TGAAACACGAGTTGAACTTCCACGACAAGGACACGCAGTTCTACCGCTTCCTGGACTCGGAGTTCGGCCTGCACCACCTGACCAAGGACTCTGAGGACGAGCTGCAGGAGAGCCTGTCCCTGCTGTCCCAGCTGGGCCCCGACGCCCTGCTCACCATGATCCTCCGCAAATG TCCCAGTCAGAGGAGTGCGGAGGACCTGGAGGTCATCTACGAGGAACTCCTCCACATCAAGGCCGCCGCCCATCTCTCCACGTCG GTGCGAAAGGAGCTGGCTGCCGTGCTGCTGTTTGAATCCCACGCCAAGGCAGGAACCGTCC TGTTCAGTCAGGGCGATAAAGGTACTTCCTGGTACATCATCTGGAAAGGATCCGTCAACGTGATCACCCACGGGAAG GGTCTGGTGACCACGCTGCACGAAGGCGAGGATTTCGGGCAGCTGGCTTTGCTGAACGACGCCCCGCGCGCCGCCACCATCATCCTGCGAGAAGACAACTGTCACTTCCTGCGTGTGGACAAACACGACTTCGTACGCATTCTCAAG GACGTGGAGGCCAACACGGTGCGCCTGGAGGAGCACGGGAAGACGGTGCTCGTGCTGGAAAAACGTGCCGACTCGGCCGAGCTAGGAGGAGCCGGAAACAA GTACACGGTGATGGCAGGAACGCCGGAGAAGATCCTGGAACACCTCCTGGAGACGCTCAAGTTGGACTCCGGCGGTGGCGACGCCGTCG ATTCGTGTGTGAGCGACTTCCTGCTCACCCACAAAGTCTTCATGCCGTCCAATCAGCTGTGTCCGGCGCTGCAGCAGCA CTACCACGCCCAGCTCTCCGAGGGCTCCGAGCAGGAGAAGGCCGCCTACGTCCTCCACGCCAAGCAGAAGGTGGTGAAGCTGGTGGGCCAGTGGGTGGCGCTCTACGGCCGTCTGCTGAGGGAAGACGGCGTGGCGGCAGACTTCCTGGAG AGGCTGAAGGAAGACATGGCCGACCATCCGCCGCTCTGCAGCGTCCTCATGGACAGAAGAAGAACCAGAGG gatggataatgGATACCACTCACTCAGCAGG AAGTCCTTCAGCTGGTTCTGTCCGAGCGAGGATCCGCCAGGGAGGatccagccaatcagagcgcAGGATAAAG TCTTGTACCGGATCCACACGGCGGACCACCGGGCGCTCACGCTCACGCTGCCCGTCGACGCCAccgtacaggaagtgatgtcatcgcTGGTGAAACCCGGAGGAGATCACGTCCTGGTCAGGATGACCTCGGCGGGAG AACGCGCCGAGCTGAAGCTGGACGCCTCGGCCGTCTTCACCGCGCTCGGACTCAACGAGAGACTCTTCGTCTGCGCCGCCGCTCAGGTGGAACATCTG ACGCCCCTGAGCGAGCAGCAGGGCCCCGAGCGAGGCAGCGCCACCACCCTGGAAGTGATGTCCTCCAAGGGCATCGCCGGGGAACTCACCAACTACGACTGGGAGCTCTTCGCCGCCATGCACGAG GTGGAGCTGGTCCACTACGTGTTGGGGCGCCACAAGTTCCCGGGCGCCATCACGGCCAACCTGGAGCGTTTGGTGCGGCGCTTCAACGAGGTCCAGTACTGGGTGGTGAGCGAGCTCTGCCTCTGCGAAGACCTGGTCAAGCGAGCCGTGCTGCTCAAGAAGTTCATCAAGATGGCCGCCGT ATTAAAAGAGCTGAAGAACCTCAACTCCTTCTTCGCCGTCATGTTTGGTTTGAGTAACAGCGCCGTGCAGAGACTTTACAAGACCTGGGAG AGGATCCCCGGCAAGACCAAGAGGATCTACTGTTCCTACGAGAGGATGATG GATCCATCACGGAACCACAGAGCGTACAGGCTGGCTGTGGCCAAGCTGAGTCCGCCTTACATCCCCTTCATGCCGCTCATCCTCAAGG ACGTGACCTTCATCCACCAAGGGAACCCCAACCTTGTGGAGCGACTGGTCAATTTTGAGAAGATG CGAATGATCGCCAAAACCGTCAGGATGGTTCAAGTGTGCAGGAGGCAACCTTACG TGCCGTCATCGCCCCAGAGAGGATTAGCCGATCGGATGTTTCTCGAAGGTCCCGCTGCTCGCCTTTCCACGT